TGATTGGCAGTCATGGGACTGGACCTGACTGCGTACCTCGACCGGATCGGCGTTGCGGGTCCGGTGTCGGCCGATCTGGACACCCTGCGCAACGTCGTCGCCGCGCACGGTCGTTCGATCCCGTTCGAGAACCTCGACCCACTGTTGGGTATACCGGTCGCTGACCTCAGTGCAGAGGCATTGGCGGACAAGCTGATCACCCGGCGCCGCGGTGGTTACTGCTACGAGCACAACGGCTTGCTCGGCTACGCCCTGGATGAACTGGGATACGGCGTCGACCGGTTGGCCGGGCGGGTGGTCTGGATGAAGGAACCCGATGCGCCGTTGCCCGCGCTCACGCACAACGTGCTGGCCGTGACGGTCCCCGGAGTGGCCGGGCGCTTCCTGGTCGACGTCGGTTTCGGCGGGCAGACGTTGTCATCCCCGATCCGGATGCAGACCGGTGCGGTGCAGCAGACCCGCCACGAGCCCTACCGGCTGACGGAGGTGCCCACGTTGGGCGCGCCGGTATACGAACTGGCCGCGCAGGTCCGGGGGCAGTGGCAGCCGCTGTACCGATTTACCGCGGTTCCGCAACCGCGCATCGACCTTGAGGTCGGAAGCTGGTATGTGTCAACGCATCCCGGTGGCATCTTCGTCGTCGGGCTGACCGCGGCCCTGGTCACCGACGACGCCAGGATGAACCTGCGCGGCCGCAACCTCGCCATCCATCGCCACGACGGCACGGAGAAGATCCGCTTCGACACCGCCACGCAGGTGCTCGAAGCGCTGACCGCGCGGTTCGGGATCAACCTGTCCGATCTC
The window above is part of the Mycolicibacterium fortuitum subsp. fortuitum genome. Proteins encoded here:
- a CDS encoding arylamine N-acetyltransferase family protein, yielding MGLDLTAYLDRIGVAGPVSADLDTLRNVVAAHGRSIPFENLDPLLGIPVADLSAEALADKLITRRRGGYCYEHNGLLGYALDELGYGVDRLAGRVVWMKEPDAPLPALTHNVLAVTVPGVAGRFLVDVGFGGQTLSSPIRMQTGAVQQTRHEPYRLTEVPTLGAPVYELAAQVRGQWQPLYRFTAVPQPRIDLEVGSWYVSTHPGGIFVVGLTAALVTDDARMNLRGRNLAIHRHDGTEKIRFDTATQVLEALTARFGINLSDLDGVDVEARVAQVLDS